In the genome of Gemmatimonadales bacterium, the window GAAGAGCTGGTCGTGCGTGAGCAGGTTGATGGCGCGGCGGCCCGAGCTCGAGAGCAGGTCGGTGAGCGTGTTCACCTGATCGCCGTCCGGCTTGGAGAAGAAGCGGTTGGCCGCGGTCTTGATCAGCTCGTCGGTGTCGCCCACCGAGACGATCGCGCTCGCGAGCACGCGCACCTTGATCGGACGCGGGGTGCCGCTTGCATCCAGGTCCGCGGTCTGGTCGGTGATGTCGAGGTCGATGTTGATGACCTTGCTCGAGATTGTCGTGCCGGTCGTGAGCAGCGGGATCTCCTTCGACTTCCCGGGCCCGCGGTAGATGACCGTGTGCCCGTGAAGCCAGCTCACGAGACGGATGGTGCCGGCTTCCACGTTGCGCAGGATGCTGCTCACAATGAGCGGAAGCACCACGACGACGCCGAGGACGACGATGGCGATGAGAAGCACTGGGCCGAGGAGTTCCATGGGAAACGCTCCGAGAAGGAAAGACGCTGCGGGGCTTCGCGCGGCGCTACGCGCTATGCGTCATGCGGGGCCGAGGCGCGACACGGTGCAGCGCTGGCGGGAGGCGTCCACCGCCTCGACCGTGAGCCGGTCGCCGGCCCGCACCCGGACGCCCGCGGCGCGGTCCTCCGGGGCAAGGCTGCCGAGCAACTGCACCACCTGACCGTCGACCACGAGTCGCACCAGCCCGTCGCCGTCAGGACTGAAGCCGGTCACCGCCTGGGCCTCATCCATGATGCCGTGCTCCAAGGTGAGCGCAGGCTGTGAGGCAAAGCGGAGCAGCAGCCCCCAGAGCGGCCGGACAAGGAGCGCCTCGAACGCGATGCCGCCCGCGACCGCGGCGAGGAACAGCAGCGGTCCGCCGAGCAGACCGCGGAGTGCCAGCCCCACGGCACCGAATCCGATCAGCGCGCTGAAGGCGACGCGGGGCGAGAGCAGCATGAGCCACTGCGGGGCGTGGGCTTCCCCGCTGCCTTGGGTGGTGCCATGGCCGGCGGCCGCGTGCTCCGCGCCGCCATGGCCGGCGCCACCGTGCCCGGCGCCGTCACCGCCGGCCGCATGGCCGTCCGCGCCGATGTGGCCGTGCGCGCCGGGCGCGTGCCCATGCGCGCCGAGCAGCGCCATGGCGCCGAGGCCCGCGCCACCCAGGGCGAGTGCAAAGAGGTAGGGATCGGGCATGAAAGGGCTCTCCGAACAAGCTAACGACCCTGCATTTCTTTCCCTATATCGGCTATTTTTCGGGGTTGCGAAACGAGGGCTCACGTGAGGCTCCAAGGCCTGGTTGCACGGGGTTTTCGGAACCTCGCCGACCTCGACCGCGACCTTCCGGCGGCAGGGGTGGCGATCCTCGGCGCCAACGGGCAGGGCAAGACCAACCTCCTGGAAGCGCTCTACTACCCCGTGCTCTTCCGCTCATTCCGCGGCGCCACCGACGCCGACGTGGGTGGGTTTGGCGGTCCCGGATTTCATGTCGAGGTGCGCGCGGCGGACCGCGTCGTAACGGCCACCTACTCGGCGGGTCCGCGGCGAAAGCGCATCGCGATCGGCGGCGAAGAAATTCGCCGGGTGGCAAGGGCCATAGGCTCCTGCCTCGCTGTCGCCTTCCTGCCGGTGGACGTGGGGCTCGCGGGCGGACCGGCGGCGGAGCGGCGCCGCTATCTCGACCGGGTGCTCTCGCTGGCGGACCCGCGGTATCTCACCGCGCTCGGCCGCTATCGGGCGGCGCTCGCGCAGCGGAACGGCGCCCTCCGGCAGGGCCGCCCCAATCTGGCGCGGGCATTCGACCGGGTGCTGAGCGACGCGGGAGCGGTCGTGACGGAACGCAGGTTGGCGTGGACCGCGGGCGCCGCGGCCCGATTTCCGGCCGAGCTCGCGTGCCTCGGCGAGCGGGAGCAGGTGTCGATCGGCTACCGAGGCTGCGCGGATCTGGCTGACCCCGCCGCGTGGGCGCCGGCGCTCGCGGCCGCGGAGCCGCGGGATGGGGCGCGAGGCGCCACGACCGTGGGCCCGCAGCGCGATGACCTGGTGCTGGAGGTGGGCGGCCGGCCGTTGCGCGATGTCGGCTCGACCGGCCAGCAGCGCACCGCGGCCATTGCGCTCAAACTGCTCGAGGCCGACACCTTGGCTCGTGCGCACGGCACCGAGCCCGCGCTGCTGCTCGACGATGTATTCGCCGAGCTGGACCGCGAGCGCCAGGAGCGCCTGGCACGGCGACTGGGTCTGGGCGGCGAGCGGCAGGTGTTCGTGACGGCGCCCCGGCGCGACGAGCTGCCGCCGGGCATGGAGCTCGAGCTCTGGAGCATTTCGGCGGGGACGGTTTCGGGCCGATCCGGTTCGAGCCGTGTAGCGGCGGACGGCGCGACTTCGGCGGGAATGGCGGCGCGGAG includes:
- the recF gene encoding DNA replication and repair protein RecF (All proteins in this family for which functions are known are DNA-binding proteins that assist the filamentation of RecA onto DNA for the initiation of recombination or recombinational repair.); protein product: MRLQGLVARGFRNLADLDRDLPAAGVAILGANGQGKTNLLEALYYPVLFRSFRGATDADVGGFGGPGFHVEVRAADRVVTATYSAGPRRKRIAIGGEEIRRVARAIGSCLAVAFLPVDVGLAGGPAAERRRYLDRVLSLADPRYLTALGRYRAALAQRNGALRQGRPNLARAFDRVLSDAGAVVTERRLAWTAGAAARFPAELACLGEREQVSIGYRGCADLADPAAWAPALAAAEPRDGARGATTVGPQRDDLVLEVGGRPLRDVGSTGQQRTAAIALKLLEADTLARAHGTEPALLLDDVFAELDRERQERLARRLGLGGERQVFVTAPRRDELPPGMELELWSISAGTVSGRSGSSRVAADGATSAGMAARSVVE